The following are encoded in a window of Primulina eburnea isolate SZY01 chromosome 4, ASM2296580v1, whole genome shotgun sequence genomic DNA:
- the LOC140829513 gene encoding polygalacturonase At1g48100-like, whose amino-acid sequence MASFRFNKFKFLLIIVLLFWCSLMETCKAGRVGKHWRQRTSTAVASLYKKKGIKHGPYHHNGKSGKWPHKPYSPKPPPPPVPPPPPALAPPPSIVPPPPALPPSAAPPASPPALPPPAPQASPPALPPPSCAPKESPPNISPPPKKGENALGSTVYDVLDFGAKGDGTSDDTKAFVAAWAAACKVEASVINVPADYVFLVGPISFSGPYCQHNIVFQLDGKIVAPTRPSAWGSGLLQWLEFTKLVGITIKGSGTIDGNGAAWWQYSPLEDDQSRLIIPINGTLEQSHPPPQWISSSLGSKMPSIKPTALRFYGSFNVTVTGITIQNSPQCHLKFDNCMGVAVYNLSVSSPGDSPNTDGIHLQNSKEVLIRSSNIGCGDDCVSIQTGCTNIYVHNINCGPGHGISIGGLGKDNTKACVSNVTVRDVILQNTMNGVRIKTWQGGLGSVQGVQFSNIQVYEVQLPIVIDQYYCDKRSCKNQTTAVALSGINYENIRGTYTVKPVHFACSDILPCTDVTLTDIQLKPQQERYHMYDPYCWQTFGKLLTPTVPPVECLLVGKPLSSRILGDEDSC is encoded by the exons atggCTAGTTTTCGCTTCAACAAATTCAAATTCTTGCTTATAATCGTTCTTCTATTTTGGTGTTCCCTTATGGAAACATGCAAAGCAGGAAGAGTAGGCAAGCACTGGAGGCAAAGAACAAGTACAGCCGTTGCTTCTCTCTACAAGAAGAAAGGGATAAAACATGGCCCCTATCACCATAACGGCAAGTCCGGTAAGTGGCCGCATAAACCTTATTCTCCaaaaccaccaccaccaccagtaccaccaccaccaccagcaCTAGCGCCACCACCATCAATAGTGCCGCCACCGCCAGCATTACCACCATCAGCAGCACCCCCAGCATCACCACCAGCATTGCCTCCTCCAGCACCCCAAGCATCACCACCAGCATTGCCACCTCCATCCTGCGCACCGAAAGAAAGTCCTCCAAACATAAGTCCCCCACCAAAGAAAGGTGAAAATGCGCTTGGTTCTACAGTGTATGATGTGTTGGATTTTGGAGCCAAAGGCGACGGAACTTCAGATGACACTAAG GCATTTGTTGCTGCTTGGGCTGCGGCTTGTAAGGTCGAAGCCTCGGTCATTAATGTGCCAGCAGACTATGTATTCCTTGTAGGGCCCATTTCATTTTCGGGTCCATACTGCCAACACAACATTGTTTTCCAg TTAGATGGCAAAATTGTTGCTCCCACGAGGCCAAGTGCTTGGGGATCGGGGCTTCTGCAATGGCTCGAATTCACAAAATTGGTTGGGATTACAATAAAGGGAAGTGGAACGATAGATGGAAACGGAGCTGCCTGGTGGCAATATTCTCCCTTAGAGGATGATCAATCAAGACTCATAATCCCAATAAATGGCACCTTAGAACAAAGCCATCCGCCGCCTCAG TGGATAAGCAGCTCACTTGGTTCCAAGATGCCAAGCATAAAACCAACG GCACTTAGATTCTACGGAAGTTTCAATGTAACCGTAACGGGAATAACAATTCAAAACAGCCCTCAGTGTCATCTAAAGTTCGACAACTGCATGGGTGTAGCTGTCTACAATTTGAGCGTCTCGTCGCCGGGCGACAGCCCAAACACAGACGGCATTCACCTTCAGAACTCCAAAGAAGTGCTTATTCGCAGTTCCAATATTGGTTGTG GAGATGATTGCGTGTCAATACAAACTGGTTGCACCAATATATACGTGCACAACATCAACTGCGGACCAGGACATGGCATCAGCATCGGAGGTCTAGGAAAAGATAACACCAAAGCTTGCGTATCAAATGTCACTGTCCGAGATGTCATTTTGCAAAATACCATGAACGGCGTTAGAATAAAAACATGGCAG GGCGGGTTGGGGTCAGTTCAGGGTGTGCAATTCTCCAACATTCAAGTATACGAGGTCCAACTTCCCATAGTCATCGACCAATACTACTGTGATAAAAGAAGCTGCAAGAATCAGACAACAGCCGTGGCTCTGTCGGGCATAAACTACGAGAACATAAGAGGAACGTATACTGTAAAACCAGTGCATTTTGCTTGCAGCGATATCTTACCTTGCACCGACGTGACGCTCACCGACATACAGCTGAAACCTCAACAAGAGCGATACCACATGTACGATCCTTATTGTTGGCAAACATTTGGGAAGCTTCTCACTCCTACGGTTCCTCCCGTCGAATGTTTGTTAGTCGGGAAGCCTTTGAGCAGTAGGATTCTGGGGGATGAAGATTCTTGCTAA
- the LOC140829512 gene encoding galactinol synthase 1-like — MAPQAPVDHVFNGKIPGLESSHMKRAYVTFLAGNGDYVKGVVGLAKGLRKVKSSYPLVVAILPDVPEEHREILKEQGCIVKEIEPIHPPENQIQFAMAYYVINYSKLRIWNFKEYSKMVYLDADIQVYDNIDHLFDAPDGYFYAVMDCFCEKTWSHSKQYSIGYCQQVPNKVTWPAEMGSPPPLYFNAGMFVFEPSQTTYDNLLETLRITPPTPFAEQDFLNMFFNSVYKPIRNVYNLVLANLWRHPENVELEKVKVVHYCAAGSKPWRYTGVENNMDREDIKMLVKKWWDIYNDPSLDNKSENDVTEEESFSKPPSLLAAMPEPAISYISAPSAA; from the exons ATGGCACCCCAAGCGCCTGTCGACCACGTTTTCAATGGGAAAATTCCAGGGCTGGAGTCGAGCCACATGAAGCGAGCATACGTGACATTTTTGGCTGGAAATGGTGACTATGTTAAAGGCGTGGTTGGATTGGCTAAGGGCTTGAGAAAGGTGAAAAGTTCTTACCCTTTGGTGGTGGCGATCTTGCCTGACGTGCCAGAAGAGCATCGGGAGATATTGAAGGAACAGGGCTGCATTGTGAAGGAAATTGAGCCGATTCACCCGCCAGAGAATCAGATTCAGTTTGCCATGGCTTATTATGTTATCAATTACTCCAAGCTTCGTATATGGAAT TTCAAGGAGTACAGCAAGATGGTGTACCTAGATGCAGACATTCAGGTTTACGACAACATCGACCACCTCTTCGACGCACCGGACGGCTACTTCTATGCGGTAATGGACTGTTTCTGCGAGAAAACGTGGAGCCACTCGAAGCAGTACTCTATTGGTTACTGCCAACAGGTTCCCAATAAGGTGACTTGGCCTGCTGAAATGGGGTCCCCTCCGCCTCTCTATTTCAATGCTGGAATGTTCGTGTTTGAGCCTAGCCAGACTACTTACGACAACCTCCTCGAAACCCTGCGTATTACTCCTCCAACACCATTTGCTGAACAG GATTTCTTGAACATGTTCTTCAACAGCGTCTACAAACCCATTCGAAATGTTTACAATCTTGTTCTAGCAAATCTGTGGCGCCATCCTGAGAATGTTGAGCTTGAAAAAGTCAAAGTCGTTCACTATTGTGCTGCT GGATCAAAACCATGGAGGTATACTGGTGTAGAAAACAACATGGACAGAGAAGACATCAAAATGCTTGTGAAGAAATGGTGGGATATTTACAACGATCCATCCCTCGATAACAAATCCGAGAACGATGTTACGGAAGAAGAGAGCTTCTCCAAGCCACCCTCGCTTTTGGCTGCCATGCCTGAACCTGCTATATCTTATATCTCAGCACCATCTGCTGCCTAA